The genomic DNA GGTGGGTGCCCATGCAGGTGGGTGCCCATGCAGCTGGGTGCCCTTGCAGGTGGGTGCCCTTGCAGGTGGGTGCCCTTGCAGGTGGCTGCCCATGCAGGTGGGTGTCCATGCAGCTGGGTGCCCTTGCAGGTGGGTGCCCTTGCAGGTGGGTGCCCTTGCAGGTGGCTGCCCATGCAGGTGGGTGTCCATGCAGGTGGCTGCCCATGCAGGTGGCTGCCCATGCAGGTGGCTGCCCATGCATCAGACTTGCAATGACCAGAAATAGACGTGCTACTGTGGCCCAATTAAAAGAAACCCTCTCATCTTTTTACACTGGAACAATGCACCAATGAGCTATTTTTTTGGCACATTTGATCACGTGCAGTTCTGCTCATCAAGTGTCTGTTTTGTTCTCTATGTCCTACATGTCTGACAGCATCATGTATCAGTgaacatttaaaatgtgatttaacAATCCAGGACACTAGTGCCCCGGGGAGCGCACCTGGATTGTTTgttggatttttattttgttaaatgctGTCAATAAAAACAATGCCTCACGTGTCTTATGTGTGGGATTACGTTTATAGCATTTGCATTTTATTAGCATGGCCCCACAGAGGGTTACTGTTTAACACAGCTATCCTACCATCAGGTATTAAGTGACAAGGAAATAAATAAGGTACAGTAGGGTATGTTGTTCAACGTATTATTAAAattatatgtatgtttttatatttttgttgtaatACTACTACTCCTACTCCtactccttctcctcctcctcctcctcctcctcctcctcctcctcctcctcctcctactactactactactactactactactactactactactactaataataataataataataataataataataataataataataataaacgtggaacagtttttttttaaaacaaggtgttgaaataaaaaatcacattatatattattagcTTTCTATTAGGAGAGAAGGGAAAACAATTATTTATGACAGCTTGTGTGTAGTTACTGTAAAATAGTGTCGACGTTTTCAAATTTTCCTAAACTTATTTTATAGCCGATTTTGTTTGCTAAGTAgatttgcaaaataaaaaccgaaagGTTCAAGCCCTAGTCTGAAGGTATGGTACGGTACTGATTTCCAGCCACCTTGCCTTGTTGAAAATTGGCTCGTACTACCCGTTACTGTGATAAGACGTACTGGAATGTAATTCATTTTGAAGCAGTTTGTTTAAAACGCGTACTGTATTGTGCTGTATAGTATTGTGGCTTCTTGTATTTCATCTATTTACCGACTCTGTTTTTGCTGTCCACGAGGTGTGGTGCTGAAAATGGCTTCTCTACAAAGTGTCTTGTGTGTAACTGTACAGTACGTGTTGATAGTCTTGCCCTATAGACAGTAAAATCCAATGTCATTTCTATTGTTATTTCCTGtttttatctataccatttacATATACTGTCTTTGGCCATTTGCTGGCCAAtagtaaaatataaattaattattgAATGAATgagtgtgaaataaataaataaataaataaataaataaataaataaataaataaataaatcacaaacacacgtcattattttaatttattagtGTCAGGAAAgaaccagtatatatatatatatatatatatatatatatatatatatatatatatatatatatatatatatatatattgtttgtataTGACCAGGTTGATTAAAATTACATCATTATTATAAAACTGAAGTAGTCGCTTAACATCTGTATATTAATGCAATGCTTAACTGAATGCAATACATTCGGAAGAactttattttgtgtaaaaacttatatagtttttaaaaaactgCATGCTCAAGAGGGTTGAATTTTCACAGCTTCGGAAAAATGTTTAGGAGTCAAATAACACTGAGGCATTAGGGACGAACACGTCTCTATATGATCATTAGGATTGGGTGTCCTACCCTCGTCATAACCACGTACCTTTGGCAGCACGAGGGAGTAGCCTATGGTAACGTGATTCGAGTTTTACCAACTGCGTTACTTTAGAGGTAGCATCAAATTCTATAAAAGGGGCGCGCTGATTGAAACCCCCTAGTCTCGTCTCTCTGTCGCGAGCAGTAGAGGTTGCAATGTCTGTGGCGTTTAGAGTACAGATTTACTTCTTCCTGATCTGCCTGTCGGCTCTCAAGGGACAAAGCAGGTACCTCGAGGTGAGAAAGTGCATTGTGATACTAGTGCTGAACATGCATCCATCCATTCATGTATTCATTCCCCATACCCTCCCATTCATCGAGTCAATCATCATAGATCAACCACAAAACAAAGCATGTTGGCTTGGTATATATCTCTATCCATCACGTGTGCATACCCAAGCCATCTCTCACATTTCAACAGTGTTGTGTCTCTTAAAAAGGGTTATTTTATATTTGATCTTTAACCAAGAGATCCCATAGAGAAAAAAAGTGTAATGAAGGAATACCTGACAATGCCTTTCTTGTAATGTATTACACGACGAATTGGCTGATTTTCAAGTGTGTTCTAATgggttttcttttcttattttgaaattaaattattTGCCTCTTTTTAAACGTGTAACGTTAAAAGTATTGTTAATTTTAATTAGAACGCAGCTTACTGTATTTAGGGTATTTAATGGATATTATCTGGATTCTTACAAAGAAGAAAAGtttaaattaaatgttgtttttcgTATGTGGTATGCAATGCTGAAACATGTTTGACTATTGCTGTACATCCATTGAGATGGTGCAATTCCGCAAAACTTTTCTTTAAACGTTATTATTTTAGGACAATGATATTACACAAGACGGGGTGTTTTCAATTCTTAATTCGGAAATTAAGAGAGGATTATCCGAAGGACTTCTTTACCGTCGGCCACTCAGtaagtaatttatatatatatatctatatatctatctatctatctatctatctatctatctatctatctatctatgaactgaatatatatatatatatatatatatatatatatatatatatatatatatatatatatatatatatatattcagacttGCAAATGTTGCTATTAATAGGAATTCCTATTAGTGTATTGTTGTTTTGTCTTACTGTACGTGAAAAGAAAGTATTGCTGTGTAAGGAATGAATagaaattattactattattattattattattattattattattattattattattattattatttatactatCATATAGTCATAAGACATTTTCAAAAGCACCTGTAGCATACAGTATTCTATATATCGGAATAACGTCAATATCACACTTTTGAAATTTGAACGCAAATAAAGTTGTATATGCTCGCACTATGAAGAACAATACATACCTGCATATGTTAACAACAGTTAACAACATCGGaatctgattatatatatatatatatatatatatatatatatatatatatatatatatatatatatatatatatatatatatacagtatggatCAAATGAATAAGCTCCATCACAGATTTGCATGAAGTGAAACGTAATAAACGCAATGCTTTAGAGTAAGGCGGTAATGTTTAAGTTTACTCTTCGGAGGaacaatgtccaagacgagaTTTCTTCGTTCTTTATTTCCTTCGGCACAGGTTTGTTCCTTTTGGTTACAGGATTAGAATAGAGAGCTCAATGAAACGTGTTCCAGTACCCCGTGGCAACGCTCTCTCCCCCTGGTACAAAGACACAACCTAACGGTAACGCTAGCAGTAGTGTAGCAGCGTCATAAGCTACCGTAGCATTGGCTGCGCAATACAAAAGGGAATTCTGTGTTTGTGCTGTATtccgaataaaaaaaaacacttatcaaATAGCAACTTAAATATTATATctctgtttaattctaacaactaataacattaataaaataatctgaatagtgcaaatattgtaacctggccaaaacattagAACATGCCTTCCAATATTGCACTAGTTCAGTGAGAGCTAACTGGTTCTCTTCAAGAGAATTTGCTTTCAAGACTGGGTCGCTTCACATAAACTGCTGGTTTCATAGACCTGGTTATTACCAGTCCTGAAGCACTTTACCTACATTAACATGATTCAAAGTGTTAACACATGGAAAATGAGGCACTTTGAACTTAGCCTAGAATGGTACAATGTCAGGAGAAAGTGCCCaatgaatgaatgcatttaaatgacattttcatACAAGGGATTTCAGCCCTAGCTCTTCCATTGTTTCTAACATTGCTTCACTCACTAAGGGCCTATTTTAATACTGCCGCTCTTTAACGCTGTATTAATCCTGCTTATGTTTTCTGCCAGAGCTGAACGTTGTATGCACTTAATAGCatataacaaacaataacaaatacaatgaaataaactcagaaaaaaatacagtgaaataaactcaagaataaaaaaacagatgCAGAGATTTGTAGATGTAGAGATTTGTAGAGAtgtagagtgtttttttttttttagatctgacactgtttagtttattaaaatagaCCTTACTGTCTTACCAGTGTATAAAACTAGACCATTTTCTCAAACTTACGTTGAGACCCTTTACTGTGGAGTACAGTACACTGTATTGTGAAATATATAATACCGGTCACCTAGCTGCTTCAGCAGATGCCAGGATAAAGAAGTTCTGGTAACTTGCCTTGTGCCGTACACCTTTTACAATGGAGACATAttcaatttattttcttaaagatGCTGCATGTTTCCTAAGCATCTAGTTTCTCTTCTAAATATTGGTAAGAGTCTTGAGACTGATGTGTAATCCTCACTGGAAAGAACAATGCGTCTGATTCCTCTATTCTAGTGAAAAGTTTATGCTTGCTTTTTGTAAAGATGAAAAAAACCTTGAAGCAATTAAAAGAGGCAGTTGTGTTGAAGTTACCATCTGGAATGTTAGATCAGGGCACCCATCATGTCCCTTACAACTCTAATAAGCCTTTGAACTCAGAATGCAAATCAATAAGCAGCGTGGTCAATACTACCCAGAACACAATTTTACATTAAGAGAAATGTTGACATTTTCTTCACCAATGCAGTATTAATAAtttgccaccaggtggcactgtgtCCTATATGGAAATTTCACTGGGAGTGGTTTTGCACATCCCCAGTAGTTATTTCTGTATGTACCTCCTAAACATTTGCTGTTTTTCTTCCAGGATGTATAGACATGTTGACCATGGAAGGACAGTTTACATTCACTGCAGATCACCCACAGCTTCACTGTGCAGTGTTTTTCATCGGTGAACCGCAAGAGATCATTAGCATTGAATACAGTTCTGTGAATATAGACTGTAATGGAGGTGACTTTATAAAGGTAAGTGATCACCCCCCTGCCGTACATCAGCACTGAGCCCCTGAGCAACACATGGAGGAAATGAAAAAGGATGTTAACAGAACTCTACACACGTCGAGATTAATGGTTAAGCAGCAACTGAACTCAAATACAATTGGGACCAACTCGGCTCCCATTTAAGACGGTGCAGGTTTGATGCAGTTAGGTCTCGTCATTGTAACTTAGCTCTTTTGTACAagtgggatgttttttttttttgttttttttttaagcctgaaataataatttgcactaccaataataaagtacagtattaaTGAACATTCATAAAAGTATGCATTTTCAATAATTGTTGGACTTGTTATTGGCAAAGAGAATACTAATAAGCTCCAGTAATAAACGTTGTCATGGCAAACATTCTCTAATGTGCAATACAATACTTTCCTATAAAAGCAGTCCAGTATATCATTTCAAAGGCGGAGTTCCTTCTAAATAGAAGCCATTTCACTGCAGCCCAACCCTGTTTGTTTGGTTAACTTGGTGTTAAATTGTACTTCCTGTTTGTAGGCATTTGATGGCTGGATAATGAAAGGGGAAACATTCCCCAGTTCCTTGGACCACCCACTACCTATCTATGATCGATACATAGACTACTGTGAAACAGGCCGCCTCAGACAGGCAGTGAGGTCCTCTCAGAATGTGGCGATGCTCTTCTTCAGGATTCACACACCAGGAAGTGGATTCACCGTCACAATTAAGAAAATCAGCAACCCCTTCCGTAAGTGCAGCAGAACAGAATCAATCATTTAGGAAATGCATTCATGCATTTAGctgcattgcattttaaagtcACAGCTCCCTGCATCACCCCATTCATTGTATTGAAGTACAGATATTCTATGCCTGATGTTGCATGCATGGTGTCTAAAAGAACAGTGCTTTGTGTCTATCCTGTTCAGAATACCTTACAACAGGAATtattaacaaaattaaaatcagaTACAGTGCTATATGATGGTAAAATGAACATACATGTAAAAACAGTTAGGCTATATGGATCACCTACAAAATGGTAACATTTTGCCTGaggttaaattgatttaaaaccCCAATTCAGCCTGGATCAAATCCTATGTATTTGATTTAGTCTTCATTTAAAAGCGTCAGTTTAGCACAAATCCCAGTTGATATGAtccatttaaagacattttaatatGGTCAGATAATTGTGATTTACTCAagatttttgtgtttttgttttttcattacctTTGCAATATTTTAACAGTAGCAAGACTATTGTAGCAATGCAAAACATGCCCGAGGTACAGGTATATAAAAGAGGGTTAATTAATTGGTGATTAGAATAGTTTACACTGGAGTGTGCATATTTACCTGATGATGAGACTGATCACAGCTATATCACAACATTTACAACAATAACCACAAAGTACTAAAATGGGCTTTTACAAGTAATTACGCTACGTAGTAAGTTTGTAATATCCTGCTGTTGGAGAACATGGAAAATAAAGAATTAACGATATATAAGATGCAAGCATTTACAGTTTTGTACACTCTGTAGTTTTGCAGAAAAAGTGGCAGAGAAGATATAAGAAACTGATAAGTGCAAGATTGCATGAAATAAGTGCTGAGGGCAGAAATCAGCCGAACCCACAAGCCTGTGCATAAAACAACAGGGGCAGTTTAGCAGCTGAAGAAACTAAATCACCCAGTGCTGGAGGGACCGATACACCCAAACAGCAtagcttaaccctaaccctaaacacaATCACCCAGTGCTGGAGGGACTGATACACTCAAGCAACAtagcttaaccctaaccctaaccctaaccacaatCGCCCAGTGCTGGAGGGACCGATACACACAGACAGCATAGTTTAGGTGCAGTGTGAGAACacaaaagaacaaaagaacaagtacaaaacataaacacaatcAAGCCAGAACCAGTTTACTTTCTGCAATAGTAACCTTTAGATCACTTTAGCACACGACACGTCACCTCCGCAGGTGTACCCACAGGGTGTCCCGTGGTGATTGGACCTACAAAGGAACGGGGGAGGAAAGACCCCGGGTGCACATGGGTATTAGAGCTTGTTTCTCTATGCGGTTTTGAATCTGCTTGCTCTGTACTGGGAAAACGATTCCCTGCttgaataaaccaaactaataGCTGAAGAAAGGGACTCTGTGCATTTCAAACTAATAGCTGAAGAAAGGGACTCTGTGCATTTCAAACTAATAGCTGAAGAAAGGGACTCTGTGCATTTCAAACTAATAGCTGAAGAAAGGGACTCTGTGCATTTCAAACTAATAGCTGAAGAAAGGGACTCTGTGCATTTCAAACTAATAGctgaagaaagggactctgcatTTCAAACTAATAGCTGAAGAAAGGGGCTCTCTGCATTTCAAACTAATAGCTGAAGAAAGGGACTCTGTGCATTTCaaactaatatctgaagaaaGGGACTCTGTGCATTTCTTTGCATCTAGGTCAcatcaagaaacaactactcACTACTTTGTGATCATCTTCACCTGCTGTGATGTGTGACTCAACTTGTTTGCCTCTCCACACTCTTGTCTTCCAATAGCATGCAATGTCATCTCCCAGACCCCAGAGGGAAGCTTCACTATGATCATCCCTCATCAGCACAGAAACTGCAGCTTTTCCAtcatttacccagtggagatcaAAATATCGGAACTGACTCTGGGGCATTTCAACGACCTGCAAGTAAAGGTGAGAATCCACCACTGTGATGGGCAGACCAAGCAACACATACTTCAGAGTGGGTTTGGCCCAGGCCACTTTTAATGTGATCACATTCACATCAATTCCAAATAAACCTGCAAGCCATCAATTgcatttccttaaaaaaaagtGTCCCAATACTTTCCCTATGCTTGTCGCAGGGTAATTTAGCATAAAATGTCTCAAAAAAAGGGAATGTCACAAATGACCAATCAGAGCTGAGTTGTTTGGCTTTTAAAAGCCAGTATCTTATTGACGGTATTCTCTTTGGGCTTGTTTTAGAAACCCGTCACAGGCTGTGGGAGAGCAGGGGATTTTGTGGAGCTGTTGGGAGGCAGTGGTGTCGACCCCTCCAAGATGTTTCCTGTGGCCGACCTCTGCTATTCATTTAATGGACTAGGTGAGTTCTCTGTTCTGATCTCTGCTATTCATTTAATGGACTAGGTGAGTTCTCTGTTCTGATCTCTGCTATTCATTTAATGGACCAGGTGAGTTCTCTGTTCTGATCTCTGCTATTTATTTAATGGACCAGGTGAGAGTTCTGTTCCTCTCATTTCACAGAATAATGTAACTCACATTGAAGGAGATTAAACATTTATCCTGAGCATCATTTATATCCTATCCAAAATCATGGATGATCAACATGTGTTTAAAGCATGTGATTGGCATTCACTTTCAGTAACGTTTTCATAATGTGAAGTTTGTGCATTGTTTAGGTAGTGTGAATCACTTTTTTCTAGGAAATGATAAAACTAATCAAATGTGGAATATTATGTATTTGAACTGAATTAACACATCATGATTAATATTACTCCACATTTACTATGTTTACCACACCAACTAGATAACATATTAATGATGTTAATACCTATGAATGACTATGTATAATCTACAAGTTAGACTTCAATATCTGATAAACAGCTTGGGTTTATTAGTTCTTTGTTAAGGATTAATTGTCTGTacctttataaaagttcaccacaagCACAGgaaggtgtaataaagcaaagtaaagcataggtaagcattgtaaagcctataGAGGTAGGgtcaagcatattaaaaaaacactgcagccctggtaaactattgtaaatgcatagcTTAACCATGGAGAAAACATGCAATaccatggtacacttttataagggtaattatttgtttaaaataacatttttaataaatgccATTACATCTTTTTTCATTTGTGAGCTCTTCAACTGAAATGAGTTAGTAATTCCCTCTTAATATAAGCCTAGTATTGGAATAAAGTCTGTATATTGTGTCTTTAGCTGAAATGAAGATTGGGTGTGACAACACTGTTGTGAGGATGGTGTCCAGTGGCAGATTTGTGAACCGTGTTGTGTTTGAATACCGGCTGCTTGAACGTCCCGAGCTAGAAAAACAGAAAGGGAACAGTGTTGAAGACTTCTGTTATACCACTGACTGAGACACGGGCCCTGCCCAGCTGCAGTGATGGACACAAATCCCCCACTTACCTTTCAATGACTGATGAGACCCCATTAACATCGCTCTTGATTACGCAAGACCACTGAAAAGACGCTTCaagaaaaactgtttttgtttttgctttttcatATTTTGGATCTCATGTCTATTACTGTATACAGGAGGAtgaataatgttttttatttgttcattgttttgtcttttaTTGATCTCTGTGTATATCATATCATTGACAGTTAAAGCTCAATAAAATCAAACatgcttgtgtttgtgtgcacTATTATACAATATTATCCTTTCTTATTTCCATGCTACATAAAACACCAAATAAATACTTTCCATTTGACTACCAAAAACACACAATAAGATGACTAGTATGAAAGGATATTCAGCATATCTTAAcagaaacactttaaaaacttgtTCTGAAATCAAACTGTAGAAAAACACTCCATGGCCTGGATAACTTCACTGACTGTCCAGTATACTGGACGCAGTGCTACAAAGGGTTAAAGCTGTACAAATGTACTTCAGCTAATCATAGTAAATTTTACTGGTGTGATTTAGTTTTTAGTGATTATAAAATTCTGGTATTTTGATAGTATGATATCTGACATCCCAAAAATGccattaaatgtacagtaacgcaatcaacagtatttttttgttttttgtttgtttacctcggaatatttatttgtatcaaacttgtttttaataaaactgaattGCATGGCAAACATGTTTTGAA from Acipenser ruthenus chromosome 2, fAciRut3.2 maternal haplotype, whole genome shotgun sequence includes the following:
- the LOC117403772 gene encoding corticotropin-releasing factor-binding protein-like — protein: MSVAFRVQIYFFLICLSALKGQSRYLEDNDITQDGVFSILNSEIKRGLSEGLLYRRPLRCIDMLTMEGQFTFTADHPQLHCAVFFIGEPQEIISIEYSSVNIDCNGGDFIKAFDGWIMKGETFPSSLDHPLPIYDRYIDYCETGRLRQAVRSSQNVAMLFFRIHTPGSGFTVTIKKISNPFPCNVISQTPEGSFTMIIPHQHRNCSFSIIYPVEIKISELTLGHFNDLQVKKPVTGCGRAGDFVELLGGSGVDPSKMFPVADLCYSFNGLAEMKIGCDNTVVRMVSSGRFVNRVVFEYRLLERPELEKQKGNSVEDFCYTTD